In the Parasphingorhabdus halotolerans genome, TGACGTTGCCTGACCTCAACGAAGTTATCAAAGACATGAACGGCAAGCTTCTCCCGTTTAATTGGGCGAAACTCCTTTGGTGGCTAAAACGCCCCAAAGCAAAAACCATGCGCGTCCCGCTGATGGGCGTAAAAAAGGAGCTGCAAAACAGTCGCCTTGCCAGCCAGATGGCGTTCATGATGATCGAATATATCCGTCGCAACGCCATTGAGAAATTTGGCACGGAACGCGGCGAAATCGGCTGGATACTGGAAGATAACAAGGGAATGATCGCCATCGCCAAGGCGCTGAATGCGGAGCTAAATCGCGAATATACAATGTATGAAAAGGCGCTCTATGGCGATGCCGTTAGCGAAGAAAAAACTTCGCCGATTCTGCCCTGATAATCTCATCAATCCCCCGCTCCCATAAATCGTTATGGCCACCGTTTCTCATCGGAACAGCGGTTTTGGGTTGATCCGCTGCATCGAACAGCTTCTGTCCCATTGAGAAAGGAATAAGTTCGTCTGCAGTGCCATGAATCCAGACCAGAGGCATATTAATCTGCCTGATCCGGTCAATTGACGGATACTTGTTTTTCGAGAGCATCTTCGCGGGCAAAAAAGGGAACTGCTTTTGCGCCATATCGTCGATCCCGGTATAGGCTGCCTCTAATATCAATCCGGCGGCCGAATTCTTCGATGCCAACCAAACAGCGGGGCCAGTACCAAGAGATTGTCCAACGATAATTATGCGCTCTGCTGCGATACCTTTAGCCAATAGCCAATCATAGTTCGCCTGCGCGGTTAAATATAATCCTTCTTCGCTGGGGCTGCCAACGTTCCCCCATAGCCCGGATAACCCACGCCAAGCACTCCCGAACCATTTTGCGCCAGCGCGCGATAAAGCGGAATGCGATGATAATGCGATCCGGCATTTCCATGAAGATGCATGAAAACAGGCCGGGTTTGATCCGTTGGCGGCTTCCACAATGAAGTTGTTTTACTTTCGCCTTCGCTGGTGATGGTAACAGCGGTGAAATCGGTTCTGGCAAGCTGAGCGCTGCTCGGAACTTCTTGATCGGGGATATAGAGAAAGCTGTTCTGAAACAGATAGACTATGACAAGCATACCCAAATAAAGGCTGGCCACGAACAGCAATCCATTCCACAGCACTTTTTTCAATAATCCAGTTCCACCCATGTCGGCGCATGGTCGCTGGCTTTTTCGCGTCCGCGATGCTCTTTATCGACGCCACAGCTTTTTAGGCGATCCGCTGCTAGAGGACTAAGCAGCAAGTGATCGATGCGGAAACCCTGGTCGCGCTGCCAGCCGCCGCTGCGATAATCCCAGTAGGTCCAGATATTGCCCTGCGGATAGGTAAGGCCCAGCGGATCGGTCCAGCCATCGTTCAACATGCGCTGATAGCCCGCCCGGCTTTCAGGCTGCATCAGCGCATCATTCTGCATCGCTTTCACCGAGAAAACATCATTATCGCGCGGGATGACGTTATAATCACCAGCTAACACTGCGGGAATTTCTTCTTCCCAGATTTCTGCGGCACGATCGCGCAGCCGCTTCATCCAGCGCAGCTTGAAGTCAAATTTGGGACCGGGATGCGGATTTCCGTTGGGCAGATAGATGCTCGCAATCCGCACGCTCCTGCCGCCTGCGCCTTTAACGTTGGCTTCGAGATAACGACTATGCTCATCTTCCGGTTCACCATTGAGGCCGCGCTTGGTCTCTCCCGGCTGCTGATCGCGCGTCAATATCGCGACACCGTTAAAACTTTTCTGCCCATGCCAGATTGCGCCATAGCCGATTTTCTCAAATTCTGCGGCTGGAAAGCCTTCATCCTGTGTCTTGATTTCCTGCAGGCAGGCGACGTCAGGCTTGGTTTCTTCCAGCCATTCCAGCAGACGCGGCAAACGTGCTTTTATTCCGTTGATGTTGAAGCTGGCGATGCGCATATCAGCGTCTTTCCGTTGGTCCTGAGCCTGTCGAAGGACGTTTCAAGACCATAAGCGCACTTCTACAAGCTCAGTGCTAACGGAGTGCTGCCAATCGTTCAAACGGAGAAGCTCGAACCGCAGCCACAACCGGATGCAGCATTGGGATTAGTTACCTGAAACGCGCTGCCACCTAGCGATTCAACAAAATCAACAGCACTGCCGCGCACCAGATCAAGGCTGATCTCGTCAACAACCAGCGTCACGCCCGATTCAACCGCAGTCACATCGTCCGATTCCACTGCCTCGGCCAGTTCAAATTTATATTGAAAACCCGAACAGCCGCCACCTTCTACCGCGAGTCGCAGCATAGCTGGCTTACCTTGCTTTTCCGCAATGGCCGCCACGCGTTTTGCCGCGCTGGGAGTCAGGAATATTTCCTGTTCGGATGTGTCGAGTGCCTGGGTCATATCTTTAAGATAGGGATTATCAAAAGGGGCGGCAAGCCTATAACTTGCGCCGCCCCCTTATTGCACCCTCTCCCAAAGGTGTTAGCAATATTTTGTTTCTCGGCTTATTTCTCGTCCGGGCCGCCCAAAGCGATGTTGCCTTTCGCACCGGGTGCCAGTTTCTGAGCTATCAGAAAATCATTGGATTGCATGAATGGAATGGGGTTAACCGCTTCGCCGGCGATACGCACTTCATAATGGAGGTGGCTTCCGGTTGACCGTCCTGTTGAACCCATGAAACCGATTAAATCGCCGCTTTTCACGCGCGCATTTGGCTCTACGTTAAGACGTGACATATGCCCGTAGCGGGTCTGGATTTCATTGCCGTGGTTGATTTCAATATATTTGCCGTATCCGCTAACCCATTGGGCTCGTCCTACGATGCCGTCTGCTGTGGCATAAATCGGTGTACCAATCGGACCCGCCATATCAATGCCTTTGTGACGAGCGCGACGGCCTTTAAACGGATCGGACCGGAAACCGTAGGAGCTGGTGAGCGCAAAATTTTCAACCGGTTTGCGCGACGGGATGGTCAGCTTGACCGGCTGGACTTTTCCCTGGCCGGACCAGTTATTAAAAATCATCCGGAAAGCGGGATCTGATTCGCCCAGAGAATTATCCGAAGATGAACTTTTCAAGCTATCTACAGGGATACTTGCGGAACTTTCTTCGGCCATAGCCGTTGAAGAAAATGTTAGCGCGGATCCGAAAATTGCGATTGCTGTGAGTTTTGTCACAGTATTTTTAAACAAACTTACTACATTGTCGGTCATCAAGTGATCGACTCCTGTTTCTTGCGACCCGAGCAGCCTCTCGGTTCTTTGGTTTTTGGCAGATACTCTGCCCCCCGTTGTCTGACCACAGGTGTAAATTCATATTGGTTAATTATTCAATACCATAATAATATTCCCGCGTTAAACCGGCTGCATGGCGCGCTGAGTCGTTAAATGGCGGCTTTAACCCGCCTCTGAAGTGGGTTTTTACAAGATTTTTCCAGTGTCGATGAGGCGATTTATTTAGATTCGCGCAGGCAAATTCGAACCATTTGGTTCCATAAGAAACATGGTTAATTTCGTCTTCATATATCCGTTTGAGCACTTTTGCGGTGACGTTATCACCCTGCGCTTTAAACCGCTCAACCGTATCCAGAGTGATGTCGAGCCCCCGCGCTTCCAAAACCATCGGTACAATCGCCAGCCGCGCTGAAGCATCATGGGCGGTTTCTTTTGCTGCGCCCCAAAGCCCATCATGAGCAGGATGCGCGCCATAGAAACTGCCCATTTCCCGAAGACGGCGGTCCAGCAAAACGAAATGCATCGCTTCTTCGGCGCCGACCCGAAACCAGTCATCGGCGAATTCACGAGGAAACTGCCCGGCAAACCGGCCAATCATGTCAAACGCGAGATCAATCGCGACAAATTCAATATGTGCCAGCGCGTGGATCAGGGCGATGCGTTTTGTGAGTGATGTACCCTTTCCCCTGCGCGGCATATCGCGCGGAAATAATAATTCGGGCTTTTCCGGGCGTGCTGGCTGATCGGGCATGGAGATGCTGAAATCATGCTCTAGCCTTCCCAAACGCCATTGGCGGGCAGCATAGCGCGCAGCCATGACTTTGGTAGCCGGTTGCCGGGTTTGCAGCACATGCAAAACCGCTTCCCCTGCAGTATGAGCAAATTTTGCCTGCTTATTCAAGCCGCTCAAGCAGCCTGCACAGCCGCGAGCACGTCCTCGGCATGGCCTTTGACCTTCACTTTGGGCCAAGCTTGCAAAACCTTACCATCAGGTCCGATCAGGAAGGTAGACCGGATAATCCCCATATAGGTTTTGCCATACATCTTTTTTTCCGCCCAGACGCCGATTTTCTCCAGAAATTCCGTGCTTTCATCCGAAGCAATATCGACGGTTAATTCCTGCTTGTTGATGAAATTCTGCTGTTTTTTTGGCGAATCGGCGGACATACCCAGAACGGCGGCGCCCGCTTTTTCAAATTCCGGCAAAAGCGCAGAAAAATCTTTCGATTCGGTCGTGCAGCCCGGCGTGCTGGCCTTGGGATAAAAGAACAGCACCAGTTTTTTGCCACGGTAGTCGGACAGTGTGACTATGCTGCCATCCGGCGCGGTCAGGTCCATGTCCGGAAGTGTATCGCCAACATCTATCATATTATATCTCCTAGAATTTCATCGGGATCCGGTCGCAAATGCCGGTTCCATTCTTCAATAACGCATTGTCTTGCCGCATCATACTCCGCCAGAAGGGCATCCCAATTGGCTTGCCCAGCCGCGTGCGCAATAAGTTCGCGACTTGTTTCGGGCGGATAATCACAATCGGGCGACATCAGTCGAAGGGCCACCAAAAGACGTGTCATTAGTTCATGCGCTTGCACCATCTGCCCGTCTAAATGGCCAGCATTTGCCAACGCCAGCGCCGCCTTGTCCAATTGCGGATGCAAAGCCTCGCCGGTTTTGAGCTGCAGGAAGTGGATGATAAACTCCCAGTCGATCAGTCCGCCCTCCATAAGCTTGGTGTCGAGCGGTCCTTTTGGGGGTTTATGCGCGACAATATCCAGCCGCA is a window encoding:
- a CDS encoding peroxiredoxin, with protein sequence MIDVGDTLPDMDLTAPDGSIVTLSDYRGKKLVLFFYPKASTPGCTTESKDFSALLPEFEKAGAAVLGMSADSPKKQQNFINKQELTVDIASDESTEFLEKIGVWAEKKMYGKTYMGIIRSTFLIGPDGKVLQAWPKVKVKGHAEDVLAAVQAA
- the erpA gene encoding iron-sulfur cluster insertion protein ErpA, which encodes MTQALDTSEQEIFLTPSAAKRVAAIAEKQGKPAMLRLAVEGGGCSGFQYKFELAEAVESDDVTAVESGVTLVVDEISLDLVRGSAVDFVESLGGSAFQVTNPNAASGCGCGSSFSV
- a CDS encoding alpha/beta hydrolase, which encodes MAKGIAAERIIIVGQSLGTGPAVWLASKNSAAGLILEAAYTGIDDMAQKQFPFLPAKMLSKNKYPSIDRIRQINMPLVWIHGTADELIPFSMGQKLFDAADQPKTAVPMRNGGHNDLWERGIDEIIRAESAKFFLR
- the xth gene encoding exodeoxyribonuclease III, which translates into the protein MRIASFNINGIKARLPRLLEWLEETKPDVACLQEIKTQDEGFPAAEFEKIGYGAIWHGQKSFNGVAILTRDQQPGETKRGLNGEPEDEHSRYLEANVKGAGGRSVRIASIYLPNGNPHPGPKFDFKLRWMKRLRDRAAEIWEEEIPAVLAGDYNVIPRDNDVFSVKAMQNDALMQPESRAGYQRMLNDGWTDPLGLTYPQGNIWTYWDYRSGGWQRDQGFRIDHLLLSPLAADRLKSCGVDKEHRGREKASDHAPTWVELDY
- a CDS encoding M23 family metallopeptidase, coding for MTDNVVSLFKNTVTKLTAIAIFGSALTFSSTAMAEESSASIPVDSLKSSSSDNSLGESDPAFRMIFNNWSGQGKVQPVKLTIPSRKPVENFALTSSYGFRSDPFKGRRARHKGIDMAGPIGTPIYATADGIVGRAQWVSGYGKYIEINHGNEIQTRYGHMSRLNVEPNARVKSGDLIGFMGSTGRSTGSHLHYEVRIAGEAVNPIPFMQSNDFLIAQKLAPGAKGNIALGGPDEK
- a CDS encoding alpha/beta hydrolase family protein — protein: MKKVLWNGLLFVASLYLGMLVIVYLFQNSFLYIPDQEVPSSAQLARTDFTAVTITSEGESKTTSLWKPPTDQTRPVFMHLHGNAGSHYHRIPLYRALAQNGSGVLGVGYPGYGGTLAAPAKKDYI
- a CDS encoding ferritin-like domain-containing protein, with translation MAARYAARQWRLGRLEHDFSISMPDQPARPEKPELLFPRDMPRRGKGTSLTKRIALIHALAHIEFVAIDLAFDMIGRFAGQFPREFADDWFRVGAEEAMHFVLLDRRLREMGSFYGAHPAHDGLWGAAKETAHDASARLAIVPMVLEARGLDITLDTVERFKAQGDNVTAKVLKRIYEDEINHVSYGTKWFEFACANLNKSPHRHWKNLVKTHFRGGLKPPFNDSARHAAGLTREYYYGIE